A DNA window from Undibacterium sp. YM2 contains the following coding sequences:
- a CDS encoding DNA-3-methyladenine glycosylase 2 family protein, producing MEQQIPTMQGKAQAAVPPDATSLMLTEASEGLTQKQCYYRALAAKDSRFDGVFFTGVKTTGVYCRPVCGVKTPRESSCEFFSSAAAAEAAGFRPCLRCRPELAPYAIQQNLAHAIWQRIADGALNETDIESFSEQVGLSSRQLRRVMLQEFGVTPVELAQTQRLLFAKKLLQETQLGMAEIAFAAGFGSVRRFNALFSERYQMAPGSIRRAADSAGEGVCLKLAYRPPYAWDAVITYLAGRAMPGLEAVIDEKGGKAYVRSVQMEGLEGWLKVAHLPAKQQLSLQVSPSLAPVLMPLMARVRQQFDLEANPAVIQSHLQTDSLLAGQILRTPGMRVPGAFNSFELAIRAVLGQQVSVAGATTVAGRLVNRFGQPVLTPFAAVTHHFPSPQTIVGLSIDQLAGIGIPGARAATLQNIARFALDGGLQRQLAASSDEMVARLKTVKGIGEWTAQYIAMRALRFSDAFPAGDLGLQKAAALLATPATPASERLTEKQLLAVAQPWAPWRAYAALLLWQSLSQQ from the coding sequence ATGGAACAGCAGATACCTACCATGCAGGGCAAAGCTCAGGCTGCAGTGCCGCCCGATGCGACCAGCCTGATGCTGACTGAGGCCAGTGAGGGTTTGACGCAAAAGCAATGTTATTACCGCGCCCTCGCCGCCAAGGACAGCCGTTTCGATGGGGTGTTTTTTACCGGCGTTAAAACCACCGGTGTGTATTGCCGCCCGGTGTGTGGCGTCAAGACGCCGCGTGAATCGTCCTGCGAGTTTTTCAGCAGCGCAGCAGCGGCAGAGGCTGCCGGTTTTCGCCCATGCCTGCGTTGCCGCCCTGAGCTGGCACCGTATGCGATACAGCAAAATCTTGCCCATGCGATCTGGCAAAGAATCGCTGATGGTGCCCTGAATGAAACCGATATAGAAAGCTTCTCTGAACAGGTTGGCCTGTCTTCACGCCAGTTGCGCCGCGTCATGCTGCAAGAGTTTGGCGTGACACCGGTAGAACTGGCCCAGACCCAGCGCCTGTTGTTTGCCAAAAAACTGTTGCAAGAGACTCAGCTAGGCATGGCAGAGATCGCCTTTGCTGCCGGTTTTGGCAGTGTCAGGCGCTTCAATGCCCTGTTTTCAGAACGTTACCAGATGGCCCCGGGATCAATACGGCGTGCTGCCGACAGCGCAGGCGAAGGCGTTTGCCTGAAGCTGGCTTACCGCCCACCCTATGCCTGGGACGCAGTGATCACTTACCTTGCCGGGCGCGCCATGCCAGGGCTGGAAGCCGTCATTGATGAAAAAGGCGGCAAGGCCTATGTACGCAGCGTACAGATGGAAGGGCTGGAAGGCTGGCTCAAAGTCGCCCATCTGCCCGCCAAGCAGCAACTCAGCCTGCAAGTCTCACCTTCACTGGCCCCGGTACTCATGCCGCTGATGGCCAGGGTCAGGCAGCAGTTTGACCTGGAAGCCAATCCCGCCGTCATCCAGAGCCATCTGCAAACAGATAGCCTGCTGGCCGGGCAAATCCTGCGCACGCCCGGCATGCGTGTGCCCGGTGCCTTCAATAGTTTTGAGCTGGCCATTCGTGCCGTGCTGGGCCAGCAAGTCAGCGTGGCCGGTGCTACCACGGTAGCGGGCAGGCTGGTGAACCGCTTTGGTCAGCCAGTGCTTACCCCGTTTGCGGCTGTCACACATCATTTCCCCAGCCCGCAAACGATTGTTGGCTTGTCGATAGACCAACTGGCCGGCATAGGCATACCCGGTGCCCGCGCCGCCACGCTGCAAAACATTGCCCGGTTTGCACTTGATGGTGGCTTGCAAAGGCAGTTGGCGGCCAGTTCGGACGAGATGGTAGCCAGGCTCAAGACCGTCAAAGGCATAGGTGAGTGGACCGCGCAATATATTGCCATGCGCGCCCTGCGTTTTTCAGATGCCTTTCCGGCAGGTGACCTGGGTTTGCAAAAAGCTGCCGCATTATTGGCAACTCCGGCAACCCCGGCAAGCGAGCGTCTGACCGAAAAACAATTACTGGCTGTCGCCCAGCCCTGGGCACCGTGGCGGGCGTATGCAGCTTTACTGCTGTGGCAATCATTAAGTCAACAATAA
- a CDS encoding methylated-DNA--[protein]-cysteine S-methyltransferase: MKYLNYNSPVGQLLLAASERGLSGVYFENHKHFKGSAGWQEDESDPILNQARQQLQEYFAGQRQDFDLPLDLSAGTDFQQEVWAALRRIPFAQTSSYLALAQGIARPRAVRAVGAANGRNPLSIIVPCHRVIASNGALTGYAGGLQNKEALLMLERRFSK, from the coding sequence ATGAAATACCTGAACTACAACAGCCCGGTAGGGCAATTACTGTTAGCCGCCAGTGAGCGTGGACTCAGCGGCGTGTATTTTGAAAACCATAAACACTTTAAAGGCAGCGCAGGCTGGCAGGAGGATGAGTCTGATCCCATCCTGAACCAGGCACGCCAGCAACTGCAGGAATATTTTGCCGGGCAGCGCCAGGATTTTGATTTGCCGCTGGACTTATCGGCAGGCACGGACTTTCAGCAAGAAGTATGGGCGGCACTGCGCCGCATTCCGTTTGCCCAGACCAGCAGTTATCTGGCTCTCGCACAGGGTATAGCCAGACCCAGGGCGGTGCGCGCGGTGGGGGCGGCGAATGGGCGTAATCCTCTATCCATCATTGTTCCCTGCCACAGGGTCATCGCCAGCAATGGCGCATTGACCGGTTATGCAGGTGGTTTACAGAATAAAGAGGCTTTATTGATGCTGGAGAGAAGATTTTCCAAATAG